From the Amycolatopsis thermoflava N1165 genome, one window contains:
- a CDS encoding alcohol dehydrogenase catalytic domain-containing protein, giving the protein MKVARTLARERIEIQEVPDPRPGAGEALVRVHTVTLCGTDLHIWEDDYATELPIVQGHEIAGIVESAPGFAPGDPVAASPMRYCGECYACGIGRVNACRSSSCLGCYEDGALAELIAVPVTDLHRIPDGMPTGLAALAEPTSIAMQAVLRGRPEKGEQALVLGCGPIGLLATLHLTSLGVEVVAADTAPERAAFARRFGAVAGIDPSEVPGEPSLVIEATGAPAALTTAVDVVATAGRVVLVGISDRPVTLSMRTLPVKDLDLLGSRNSQRRIGEALELLDAHREAAEALVTHRVPFARVADAFPLLRSRDELVGKVAVEVFSC; this is encoded by the coding sequence GTGAAGGTCGCGCGCACGCTCGCGCGCGAGCGCATCGAAATCCAGGAGGTCCCGGACCCGCGGCCGGGTGCGGGCGAGGCGCTGGTCCGCGTCCACACGGTCACCCTGTGCGGCACAGACCTGCACATCTGGGAGGACGACTATGCCACCGAGCTGCCGATCGTGCAGGGCCACGAGATCGCCGGGATCGTGGAAAGCGCACCGGGTTTCGCGCCGGGCGACCCGGTCGCCGCGTCGCCGATGCGGTACTGCGGCGAGTGCTACGCCTGCGGCATCGGGCGGGTCAACGCGTGCCGGTCCTCGTCCTGCCTCGGCTGTTACGAGGACGGTGCGCTGGCCGAGCTGATCGCCGTCCCGGTGACCGATCTGCACCGGATCCCGGACGGGATGCCGACCGGGCTCGCCGCGCTGGCCGAACCCACGAGCATCGCGATGCAGGCGGTGCTGCGTGGCCGCCCGGAGAAGGGCGAGCAGGCGCTGGTGCTGGGCTGCGGTCCGATCGGGCTGCTGGCGACCCTGCACCTGACGTCGCTCGGGGTCGAGGTGGTCGCGGCGGACACCGCGCCGGAGCGGGCCGCCTTCGCCCGCCGGTTCGGGGCGGTCGCGGGCATCGACCCGTCGGAGGTGCCCGGGGAGCCGTCGCTGGTGATCGAAGCGACCGGGGCGCCCGCCGCGCTGACCACGGCCGTGGACGTCGTCGCCACCGCGGGCCGGGTCGTGCTCGTCGGCATCTCGGACCGGCCGGTGACGCTGTCGATGCGGACGTTGCCGGTCAAGGACCTCGACCTGCTCGGCAGCCGGAACAGCCAGCGCCGCATCGGCGAGGCGCTCGAACTCCTCGACGCGCACCGCGAAGCGGCCGAAGCGCTGGTCACGCACCGCGTGCCGTTCGCGCGGGTCGCGGACGCGTTCCCGCTGCTGCGGTCGCGGGACGAGCTCGTCGGGAAGGTCGCCGTGGAGGTGTTCTCATGCTGA
- a CDS encoding FAD-dependent oxidoreductase, with translation MLTSRPRDRYDVVVVGSGAAGLTAAVAAADAGMSVVVLEKAAQLGGTSAVGGGVIWAPGNDLMAEAGFPDSPAAARAYLGTGRMSAAEIDAYVADAPAAIRFLTRAGVRMRPLARPDYHPEWPGAARGRGLDQEPFDPRPWPGLAEAIRPPTYFPLITMAERDALAGGAADPGLLAQRAADGVRTMGGALVGRLLVAALEREVDIVAGTPVTGLEPGWTVRAGREIRTSAVVLASGGFEWNPTLREAFLPFPVTPISAPSNTGDGLVLGLRAGAAVGDMTAVWGVPVLTPPTARYDGQQSGRMGNVEMTLPGSLTVTAAGRRFVNEATNYHDLNRAFGPIGSRAFLVFDRAYLDRYPVAGCSGPQPWMVQADTVAGLAAAAGIDPALVETVEAFNAAARRGEDPEFGRGQSPQDRHLGDPAVTPNPCLAPVETAPFFAVPVHAGVLGTAGGLATDGNGQVVDHDGAPIPGLYAAGNCAATLFHDAYPGGGATLGSAVVRAYRVGQHLGSLARSVEREVASAG, from the coding sequence ATGCTGACCTCACGACCGCGGGACCGTTACGACGTGGTGGTCGTCGGCAGCGGTGCCGCGGGGCTGACGGCCGCCGTGGCTGCGGCTGATGCCGGAATGTCCGTTGTCGTGCTGGAAAAAGCCGCACAGCTGGGCGGCACGTCCGCGGTCGGCGGCGGGGTCATCTGGGCGCCGGGCAACGACCTGATGGCCGAGGCCGGGTTCCCCGACTCCCCGGCCGCCGCGCGCGCCTACCTCGGCACCGGCCGGATGAGCGCCGCGGAGATCGACGCCTACGTCGCGGACGCGCCGGCGGCGATCCGGTTCCTCACCCGTGCCGGGGTGCGGATGCGCCCGCTCGCCCGGCCCGACTACCACCCGGAGTGGCCCGGCGCGGCGCGCGGCCGCGGACTCGACCAGGAGCCGTTCGACCCGCGCCCGTGGCCGGGACTCGCCGAGGCGATCCGCCCGCCGACCTACTTCCCGCTGATCACGATGGCCGAGCGGGACGCGCTGGCCGGCGGGGCCGCCGACCCGGGCCTGCTCGCCCAGCGGGCCGCCGACGGCGTCCGGACCATGGGCGGCGCGCTCGTCGGCCGGCTGCTCGTGGCCGCGCTCGAACGCGAGGTCGACATCGTGGCCGGCACCCCGGTGACCGGGCTCGAACCCGGCTGGACCGTCCGGGCGGGCCGCGAGATCCGCACGTCGGCCGTGGTCCTCGCCTCCGGCGGGTTCGAGTGGAATCCCACGCTGCGGGAGGCGTTCCTGCCCTTCCCGGTCACCCCGATCAGCGCGCCGAGCAACACCGGGGACGGCCTGGTCCTCGGGTTGCGGGCGGGCGCGGCGGTCGGCGACATGACCGCGGTGTGGGGCGTGCCGGTGCTCACCCCGCCCACCGCGCGCTACGACGGGCAGCAGTCCGGCCGGATGGGCAACGTCGAGATGACGCTGCCCGGTTCGCTCACCGTGACCGCCGCCGGGCGCCGGTTCGTCAACGAGGCCACCAACTACCACGACCTCAACCGCGCGTTCGGCCCGATCGGCTCGCGCGCGTTCCTCGTGTTCGACCGCGCCTACCTGGACCGCTACCCCGTCGCCGGCTGCTCTGGTCCGCAACCGTGGATGGTTCAGGCAGACACCGTGGCCGGGCTCGCGGCGGCCGCGGGAATCGATCCGGCTCTCGTCGAGACGGTCGAGGCGTTCAACGCGGCCGCGCGTCGCGGCGAGGACCCGGAGTTCGGCCGCGGTCAGAGCCCGCAGGACCGCCACCTCGGCGACCCGGCGGTCACCCCGAACCCGTGCCTCGCTCCGGTCGAGACCGCGCCGTTCTTCGCGGTGCCGGTGCACGCCGGAGTGCTCGGCACCGCGGGTGGCCTGGCGACCGACGGGAACGGTCAGGTGGTCGACCACGACGGCGCGCCGATCCCGGGGCTGTACGCGGCGGGTAACTGCGCGGCGACCCTGTTCCACGACGCCTACCCGGGCGGCGGCGCGACGCTGGGCTCGGCGGTCGTGCGGGCCTACCGGGTCGGACAGCATCTGGGATCGCTGGCCCGGTCCGTGGAACGGGAGGTAGCGTCGGCCGGGTGA
- a CDS encoding O-acetylhomoserine aminocarboxypropyltransferase/cysteine synthase family protein: MSERSWGFRTRALHAGGSPDPVTGARAVPIYQTTSFVFEDAADAANLFALQKYGNIYSRIGNPTVAAFEERLASLEGGIGGVATSSGQAAEFLTFAALTEAGDHVVSASGLYGGTVTQLDGTLRRFGVDTTFVAGDSLDDYAAAITDRTRLIFTEVIGNPSGGIADLAGLADLAHSHDIPLVVDATLATPYLCRPIEHGADIVLHSATKFLGGHGTTLGGIVVESGTFDWGNGKFPRMTEVVPSYGGLKYWENFGEYAFCTRLRAEQLRDIGAVLSPHSAFLLLQGVETLPQRMDAHLANAKAVAEFLDADDRVAWVSYAGLPGHKHHELAKKYLPLGPGAVFSFGVKGGRAAGEKFVESVELLSHLANVGDARTLVIHPASTTHQQLSDEQLKAGGVGPDLIRLSVGLEDAEDILWDIDQALTAAVKAA; this comes from the coding sequence GTGAGTGAGCGCAGCTGGGGCTTCCGCACCCGCGCCCTGCACGCCGGCGGGTCTCCCGATCCGGTGACCGGGGCGCGGGCGGTGCCGATCTACCAGACCACGAGTTTCGTCTTCGAGGACGCGGCCGACGCGGCGAACCTGTTCGCGTTGCAGAAGTACGGCAACATCTACAGCCGGATCGGCAACCCGACCGTGGCGGCCTTCGAAGAACGCCTCGCCAGCCTGGAGGGCGGCATCGGCGGCGTCGCGACCAGCAGCGGGCAGGCCGCGGAGTTCCTCACGTTCGCGGCGCTCACCGAGGCCGGCGACCACGTCGTGTCGGCGAGCGGGCTCTACGGCGGCACCGTCACGCAGCTGGACGGGACGCTGCGCCGCTTCGGCGTGGACACGACCTTCGTGGCCGGCGACAGCCTCGACGACTACGCGGCCGCGATCACCGACCGCACCCGGTTGATCTTCACCGAGGTCATCGGCAACCCGAGTGGCGGCATCGCGGACCTCGCCGGGCTCGCCGACCTCGCGCACAGTCACGACATCCCGCTGGTGGTCGACGCGACGCTGGCGACGCCGTACCTGTGCCGCCCGATCGAGCACGGCGCGGACATCGTGCTGCACTCGGCGACGAAGTTCCTCGGCGGGCACGGCACCACGCTCGGCGGGATCGTCGTCGAATCGGGCACCTTCGACTGGGGCAACGGGAAGTTCCCGCGCATGACCGAGGTCGTGCCCAGCTACGGCGGCCTCAAGTACTGGGAAAACTTCGGCGAGTACGCGTTCTGCACCCGGCTGCGCGCCGAGCAGCTGCGCGACATCGGCGCGGTGCTGTCGCCGCATTCGGCGTTCCTGCTGCTCCAGGGCGTCGAGACGCTGCCGCAGCGGATGGACGCGCACCTGGCCAACGCCAAGGCGGTCGCGGAGTTCCTGGACGCCGACGACCGCGTGGCGTGGGTGAGCTACGCCGGGCTGCCCGGGCACAAGCACCACGAGCTGGCGAAGAAGTACCTGCCGCTCGGGCCGGGCGCGGTGTTCTCGTTCGGTGTCAAGGGCGGGCGCGCGGCCGGGGAGAAGTTCGTCGAGTCCGTCGAGCTGCTGTCGCACCTGGCGAACGTCGGCGACGCCCGCACGCTGGTCATCCACCCCGCGTCCACGACGCACCAGCAGCTCTCCGACGAGCAGCTGAAGGCGGGCGGCGTCGGCCCGGACCTGATCCGGCTGTCGGTGGGGCTGGAGGACGCCGAGGACATCCTGTGGGACATCGACCAGGCCCTCACCGCGGCGGTGAAGGCCGCATGA
- a CDS encoding CoA-binding protein, translated as MSLETTVPAGAVRSESPLSWSPPTARERLALLSRTKSVTIVGASDNPARPSYFVATYLLSSSEYEVHFVNPRLSSLLGRPVYPSLADVPGEPDLVSVFRKHSDLPEVAEEVIKAGARTLWLQLGLWHEPVAQRASEAGLDVVMNRCVKIEHARFAGGLHLAGFNTGVISSRRRLKA; from the coding sequence ATGAGCCTGGAGACGACCGTGCCCGCCGGAGCCGTCCGGTCGGAATCGCCCCTGTCCTGGTCCCCGCCGACCGCGCGGGAGCGGCTCGCGCTGCTGTCGCGGACGAAATCGGTGACGATCGTGGGCGCGTCGGACAACCCGGCGCGGCCGAGCTACTTCGTCGCGACCTACCTGCTGTCCTCCAGCGAGTACGAGGTGCACTTCGTCAACCCCCGGCTGTCGTCGCTGCTGGGCCGTCCGGTGTACCCGTCGCTGGCCGACGTGCCGGGCGAGCCGGACCTGGTCAGCGTGTTCCGCAAGCACTCCGACCTGCCCGAAGTGGCCGAGGAAGTGATCAAGGCGGGCGCTCGGACGCTGTGGCTGCAGCTGGGCCTGTGGCACGAGCCGGTGGCGCAGCGGGCGAGCGAGGCCGGCCTGGACGTGGTGATGAACCGGTGCGTGAAGATCGAGCACGCGCGCTTCGCGGGCGGGTTGCACCTGGCCGGTTTCAACACCGGGGTGATCTCGTCGCGGCGGCGGTTGAAGGCCTGA
- a CDS encoding MBL fold metallo-hydrolase, producing the protein MLVMANGVQVTYVGGPTLLLEVGGKRFLTDPTFSPTGVHETTPGRPLTKTEGPGLSAAEIGPVDAVLLSHDQHADNLDPDGRRYVEEALLTLTTPSGARRLGGTAQGLAPWHQLHIGPVAVTAVPAQHGPKGSEELTGEVIGFVLTGQDLPTVYVSGDNASLDVVRDISRRLRRLDLAVLFAGAARTSLFDGAPLTLTSEDAAEAAHALRARNIVPVHTRGWAHFSEGPDEVRKAFAGAGLSDRLHVLEPGESTHIS; encoded by the coding sequence GTGCTGGTGATGGCGAACGGTGTGCAGGTGACCTACGTCGGCGGCCCGACGCTGCTGCTGGAGGTGGGTGGCAAGCGGTTCCTGACCGACCCGACGTTCAGCCCGACCGGCGTGCACGAGACGACGCCGGGGCGGCCGCTGACGAAGACGGAGGGCCCCGGCCTGTCCGCGGCGGAGATCGGCCCGGTCGACGCGGTGCTGCTGTCGCACGACCAGCACGCGGACAACCTCGACCCGGACGGTCGCCGGTACGTCGAGGAAGCCCTGCTGACGCTGACCACGCCGAGCGGCGCGCGCCGGCTGGGCGGCACCGCGCAGGGGCTCGCGCCGTGGCACCAGCTGCACATCGGACCGGTCGCGGTGACCGCCGTGCCTGCCCAGCACGGGCCGAAGGGCAGCGAGGAGCTGACCGGTGAGGTCATCGGTTTCGTGCTGACCGGCCAGGACCTGCCGACGGTGTACGTCAGCGGGGACAACGCGTCGCTCGACGTGGTGCGGGACATCTCCCGCCGCCTGCGGCGCCTGGACCTGGCGGTGCTGTTCGCCGGCGCCGCGCGCACGTCCCTGTTCGACGGCGCCCCGCTGACCCTGACCAGCGAGGACGCCGCCGAGGCCGCCCACGCGCTGCGGGCGCGCAACATCGTGCCCGTGCACACCCGCGGGTGGGCCCACTTCAGCGAGGGCCCCGACGAGGTGCGGAAGGCGTTCGCCGGGGCGGGGCTGAGCGACCGACTGCACGTACTGGAACCGGGCGAAAGCACGCACATCAGCTGA
- the alc gene encoding allantoicase has protein sequence MLTERPEWTHEPDLASRRVGGSVVWANDEAFAERENLIKPEPAEFRPWNFGHKGQIYDGWETRRRREPGVDQAVVRLGLPGVVTGVVVDTAFFTGNYPPFASVEAVAVDGYPSPAELAELEWTPLVPKSPLAGDSENFFAVSSPRRWTHVRLSIHPDGGVARFRVHGAPVADPRLVDPAALDLAALENGARVVGCSNMFYSSPSNLISPGFAAVMGEGWETARRRDDGNDWVSVALAGAGVPRLAELDTTHFKGNAPGWASLSGRLDGSWFEVLPRTRLQPDTRHRFLVPEPRELSEVRLDIYPDGGMARLRLWGALTERGRADFERRFTDSAG, from the coding sequence GTGTTGACCGAACGTCCGGAGTGGACTCATGAGCCGGATCTGGCGTCGCGCCGGGTCGGCGGCAGCGTGGTGTGGGCCAACGACGAGGCCTTCGCCGAGCGGGAGAACCTGATCAAGCCGGAGCCCGCGGAGTTCCGCCCGTGGAACTTCGGGCACAAGGGGCAGATCTACGACGGCTGGGAGACGCGGCGACGCCGGGAGCCGGGCGTGGACCAGGCGGTCGTGCGGCTCGGGTTGCCCGGCGTGGTGACCGGGGTGGTCGTGGACACCGCGTTCTTCACCGGCAACTACCCGCCGTTCGCGTCGGTGGAGGCGGTCGCCGTCGACGGCTACCCGAGCCCGGCGGAGCTGGCCGAGCTGGAGTGGACGCCGCTGGTGCCGAAGTCGCCGCTGGCGGGGGACTCGGAGAACTTCTTCGCCGTGTCGTCGCCGCGGCGCTGGACCCACGTGCGGCTGTCGATCCACCCGGACGGCGGAGTCGCGCGGTTCCGGGTGCACGGCGCGCCGGTGGCGGACCCGCGGCTGGTCGACCCGGCGGCCCTGGACCTGGCGGCGCTGGAGAACGGCGCGCGCGTGGTGGGCTGCTCGAACATGTTCTACTCGTCGCCGTCGAACCTGATCTCGCCCGGGTTCGCCGCGGTGATGGGGGAGGGCTGGGAGACGGCCCGCCGCCGCGACGACGGCAACGACTGGGTGTCGGTCGCACTGGCCGGCGCGGGCGTGCCGCGGCTGGCCGAGCTGGACACGACGCACTTCAAGGGCAACGCGCCGGGCTGGGCGTCGTTGAGCGGACGGTTGGACGGTTCGTGGTTCGAGGTGCTGCCGAGGACCCGCCTCCAGCCGGACACGCGGCACCGGTTCCTGGTGCCGGAGCCACGCGAGCTGAGCGAGGTGCGCCTGGACATCTACCCGGACGGCGGCATGGCGCGGCTGCGCCTGTGGGGCGCGCTGACCGAGCGGGGCCGGGCGGACTTCGAACGGCGGTTCACCGACAGCGCGGGCTGA
- the allB gene encoding allantoinase AllB, with amino-acid sequence MELVFRARRAITAAGDGPCSVGVDRGRITAVEPGRALSGDRVVELGEDVVLMPGLVDTHVHVNDPGRAEWEGFETATRAAAAGGVTTIVDMPLNSLPPTVDPDALDVKRKTAAGRVHVDVGFWGGAIPGNGGQLAALHEAGVFGFKCFLLHSGVDEFPPLDDAELEADLRILAALGALMIVHAEDAPTIDAAPRPHGPRYAGFLASRPPEAENRAIARVIELARRTGARAHILHLSSSDALPMIATARAEGVALTVETCPHYLSFTAEEIRDGATQFKCCPPIREAGNRDRLWQGLADGVIDCVVSDHSPCTPELKRFDSGDFGEAWGGISGLQVGLSAVWSGAARRGHTLADVVRWMATRPAELAGMTRKGRIAVGYDADFCVFAPDEEFVVDVAKLRHRNPVSAYDGSPLRGVVRQTWLRGQEVTGDSPRGELLNRGQC; translated from the coding sequence GTGGAACTGGTCTTCCGGGCGCGGCGCGCGATCACGGCCGCGGGCGACGGGCCGTGCTCGGTCGGTGTCGACAGAGGACGGATCACGGCCGTCGAACCTGGCCGCGCGTTGTCCGGTGACCGGGTCGTCGAGCTGGGGGAGGACGTCGTCCTGATGCCCGGGCTCGTCGACACGCACGTGCACGTCAACGACCCCGGCCGCGCCGAGTGGGAGGGCTTCGAGACGGCCACCCGCGCGGCCGCGGCGGGCGGGGTCACCACGATCGTGGACATGCCGCTGAACAGCCTGCCACCGACCGTCGACCCGGACGCGCTGGACGTGAAGCGGAAGACCGCGGCCGGGCGGGTGCACGTCGACGTCGGGTTCTGGGGCGGCGCGATCCCCGGCAACGGCGGGCAATTGGCGGCCCTGCACGAGGCCGGGGTGTTCGGGTTCAAGTGCTTCCTGCTGCACTCGGGCGTCGACGAGTTCCCGCCGCTCGACGACGCCGAACTGGAGGCCGACCTGCGGATCCTCGCCGCGCTCGGCGCGCTGATGATCGTGCACGCCGAGGACGCGCCGACGATCGACGCGGCGCCGCGACCGCACGGCCCGCGGTATGCGGGGTTCCTGGCGTCGCGGCCGCCCGAGGCGGAGAACCGGGCGATCGCGCGGGTCATCGAGCTGGCGCGGCGCACCGGGGCGCGGGCGCACATCCTGCACCTGTCCTCTTCGGACGCCCTGCCGATGATCGCGACGGCCCGCGCCGAGGGGGTCGCGCTGACGGTCGAGACGTGCCCGCACTACCTCAGCTTCACCGCGGAGGAGATCCGCGACGGCGCGACGCAGTTCAAGTGCTGCCCGCCGATCCGCGAGGCAGGTAACCGCGATCGGCTGTGGCAGGGGCTGGCCGACGGCGTGATCGACTGCGTGGTGAGCGACCACTCGCCGTGCACGCCGGAGCTGAAGCGGTTCGACAGCGGCGACTTCGGCGAGGCGTGGGGCGGGATCTCCGGGCTGCAGGTCGGGTTGTCCGCGGTGTGGAGCGGGGCCGCGCGGCGCGGGCACACGCTGGCGGACGTGGTGCGCTGGATGGCGACGCGGCCGGCGGAACTGGCGGGGATGACGCGCAAGGGTCGCATCGCGGTCGGGTACGACGCGGATTTCTGCGTGTTCGCGCCGGACGAGGAGTTCGTCGTGGACGTCGCGAAGCTGCGCCACCGGAACCCGGTGAGCGCCTACGACGGCAGCCCGCTGCGCGGTGTGGTGCGGCAGACGTGGTTGCGGGGCCAGGAAGTCACCGGGGACAGTCCGCGGGGCGAGTTGCTGAATCGAGGGCAGTGTTGA
- a CDS encoding helix-turn-helix domain-containing protein, producing MELQAEFTTEPFRGEGEPPEHAVRARTAAEEAGLSVDFGPLGTTARGDADALLGALPAIARAALDGGANRLTLQLSTPTAASEPAGAPPTTLERLIADVERELGCRLADLDRPGKQRAVRLLEERGAFAMRRAAPTVAEALGVTRFTVYNYLNREP from the coding sequence GTGGAACTGCAAGCCGAGTTCACCACCGAACCGTTCCGCGGCGAGGGCGAGCCGCCCGAGCACGCCGTCCGGGCGCGCACCGCCGCCGAGGAGGCCGGCCTGTCCGTGGACTTCGGCCCGCTCGGCACCACCGCCCGCGGCGACGCGGACGCCCTGCTCGGCGCGCTCCCGGCCATCGCGCGGGCCGCGTTGGACGGCGGCGCGAACCGCCTGACCCTGCAGCTGTCCACGCCGACCGCCGCGAGCGAACCGGCCGGTGCGCCGCCCACCACGCTGGAGCGGCTGATCGCCGACGTCGAGCGGGAGCTCGGCTGCAGGCTGGCCGACCTGGACCGGCCCGGCAAGCAACGCGCCGTGCGCCTGCTGGAGGAGCGCGGTGCGTTCGCCATGCGCAGGGCCGCACCCACCGTCGCCGAAGCACTCGGCGTCACCCGGTTCACGGTCTACAACTATCTCAACCGCGAGCCATGA
- the uraD gene encoding 2-oxo-4-hydroxy-4-carboxy-5-ureidoimidazoline decarboxylase, whose amino-acid sequence MTVTLAEFNTAPPEKAGELLTACLDVPRWVDAVLAGRPYPDLAALTGAARLTLTGDETRRAIAAHPRIGEKPSGGWSRDEQSGVDDAAAREFRAANAEYEERFGHVFLVCAAGRSGDELLANLRERMHNDPDTELAVAGRELVDIAVLRLGKAVTA is encoded by the coding sequence TTGACTGTCACGCTCGCCGAGTTCAACACCGCGCCCCCCGAGAAGGCCGGGGAACTGCTCACCGCGTGCCTGGACGTGCCGCGCTGGGTGGACGCGGTGCTGGCCGGACGGCCCTACCCCGACCTCGCCGCGCTGACCGGCGCCGCCCGCCTCACCCTGACCGGGGACGAGACCCGGCGGGCCATCGCGGCGCACCCGCGGATCGGCGAGAAACCGTCCGGCGGCTGGTCCCGGGACGAGCAGTCCGGTGTGGACGATGCCGCGGCCAGGGAGTTCCGCGCCGCCAACGCCGAGTACGAAGAACGGTTCGGGCACGTGTTCCTGGTCTGCGCGGCCGGCCGCAGCGGCGACGAACTGCTGGCGAACCTGCGGGAGCGCATGCACAACGACCCGGACACCGAACTGGCCGTCGCCGGACGGGAGCTGGTCGACATCGCGGTGCTGCGACTGGGAAAGGCGGTGACGGCATGA
- the uraH gene encoding hydroxyisourate hydrolase — protein MSLVTTHVLDTAAGRPAADVAVRLEASDGTVIAQGRTDDDGRVRDLGPAELDPGVYRLVFDTGAYLGPGAFFPEITVAFRITDGTQHHHVPVLLSPFSYSTYRGS, from the coding sequence ATGAGCCTGGTGACCACCCACGTGCTGGACACCGCCGCCGGACGCCCGGCGGCGGACGTCGCCGTGCGGCTGGAAGCGAGCGACGGCACGGTGATCGCACAGGGCCGCACCGACGACGACGGCCGCGTCCGCGACCTCGGCCCCGCAGAACTGGACCCCGGCGTCTACCGGCTGGTGTTCGACACCGGCGCCTACCTCGGCCCGGGCGCGTTCTTCCCCGAGATCACCGTGGCCTTCCGGATCACCGATGGCACGCAGCACCACCACGTGCCCGTGCTGCTGAGCCCGTTCTCCTACTCCACCTACCGAGGGAGCTGA
- the pucL gene encoding factor-independent urate hydroxylase has protein sequence MAIKLGPNQYGKAEVRLVTVTRAGDVHHLKDLTVSTALRGDLAKTHLTGDNSDVVATDTQKNTVYAFAKESPVGEIEDFGLRLARHFVGRFGQITGARITIDEHAWDRITVGGRPHDHAFSRSSDEKRTTVVTVEDDRAWVVSGLRDLVVLKSTGSEFHGFPRDEYTTLAETDDRILATAVTAQWRYQGSDIDWRKSFAEIRRILLETFATKHSLSLQQTLYAMGEAVLEARGEVAEIRLSMPNKHHFVVDLSPFGLTNDNEVFHAADRPYGLIEGTVLRDDAEDPGPAWQ, from the coding sequence ATGGCGATCAAGCTGGGGCCGAACCAGTACGGCAAGGCCGAGGTCCGCCTCGTCACGGTGACCCGGGCCGGGGACGTGCACCACCTCAAGGACCTCACGGTCTCCACCGCGCTGCGCGGCGACCTCGCGAAGACCCACCTCACCGGCGACAACTCCGACGTGGTCGCCACCGACACGCAGAAGAACACCGTCTACGCGTTCGCCAAGGAGAGCCCGGTCGGCGAGATCGAGGACTTCGGGCTGCGGCTGGCCAGGCACTTCGTCGGCCGGTTCGGCCAGATCACCGGCGCGCGGATCACGATCGACGAGCACGCCTGGGACCGCATCACCGTCGGCGGCCGCCCGCACGACCACGCCTTCTCCCGGTCGAGCGACGAGAAGCGGACCACCGTGGTGACGGTCGAGGACGACCGCGCCTGGGTGGTGTCCGGCCTGCGCGACCTGGTCGTGCTGAAGTCCACCGGCTCGGAGTTCCACGGCTTCCCGCGCGACGAGTACACGACGCTGGCCGAGACCGACGACCGCATCCTGGCCACCGCCGTCACCGCGCAGTGGCGGTACCAGGGCAGCGACATCGACTGGCGCAAGAGCTTCGCGGAGATCCGGCGGATCCTGCTGGAGACGTTCGCGACGAAACACAGCCTTTCGCTGCAGCAGACCCTGTACGCGATGGGCGAGGCGGTTCTCGAAGCACGCGGCGAGGTGGCCGAGATCCGGCTGTCGATGCCGAACAAGCACCACTTCGTGGTGGACCTCAGCCCGTTCGGGCTCACCAACGACAACGAGGTCTTCCACGCCGCGGACCGTCCGTACGGCCTGATCGAAGGAACCGTCCTGCGCGACGACGCGGAGGACCCGGGCCCCGCCTGGCAGTAG